One Thermosphaera aggregans DNA segment encodes these proteins:
- a CDS encoding restriction endonuclease: MPSEDLIVSLLKHRRLFLDELARLSGLSRHVLLEKLRELDDLIEIHGEEVVVREVFKLLEHGLEKGLEIGKLSSLVDWKEFEKLSSEVFSLHGYETINNVSIFSPQRLQVDVVAINASTGLSFVVDCKHWSASSKSRLAQAASSHYERTVRLSKMVPQAIPKYPLLKKTRFLIPLLVTLLTPSLRSHRNVLIVSIRELNNVLREAYYVLEEFNIKPIPVVK, translated from the coding sequence ATGCCTTCGGAGGACTTAATAGTATCTCTGCTGAAACATAGGCGGCTTTTCCTTGACGAATTAGCTAGGCTTTCAGGACTCAGTAGGCATGTTCTTCTGGAAAAACTACGTGAGCTGGACGACTTGATCGAAATCCATGGTGAGGAAGTTGTTGTGAGAGAGGTTTTCAAATTACTGGAACACGGGCTCGAAAAAGGTTTAGAGATTGGAAAGCTCAGTAGTCTGGTCGACTGGAAAGAATTCGAGAAGCTTTCTTCAGAGGTTTTCTCACTCCATGGGTATGAAACCATCAATAACGTTTCAATATTTTCCCCCCAAAGGCTCCAAGTAGATGTTGTAGCGATTAACGCGTCAACTGGTTTAAGCTTCGTAGTAGACTGTAAGCACTGGTCTGCATCATCGAAGAGCAGGCTTGCGCAGGCAGCCTCTTCGCATTATGAGAGAACTGTGAGGCTGTCTAAGATGGTTCCACAAGCAATTCCTAAATATCCCTTGCTGAAGAAAACCCGGTTTTTAATACCACTACTTGTTACACTGCTAACCCCATCGCTCAGGTCTCATAGAAACGTTTTAATAGTTAGCATTAGGGAATTGAACAATGTGTTGCGAGAGGCATATTATGTTCTCGAAGAATTTAACATAAAACCTATTCCAGTGGTGAAATAA
- the rimI gene encoding ribosomal protein S18-alanine N-acetyltransferase, which produces MLFKKEKPAVPSVTTIFENALATLSREAPGYTIRLARKEDIESIIRINREALPENYPRAFFEDLYNSYGKSFFVAEAPNGEVVGYVMCRVEYKPGFFKTLLVKSGHIVSIAVLKEHRGRSLGLGLMAHALKNLYESYGCSETYLEVRVSNTPAINLYEKLGYVKIRVEKQYYLDGEDAYIMARPLP; this is translated from the coding sequence ATGCTTTTCAAGAAGGAAAAACCCGCAGTACCATCGGTAACCACGATATTTGAAAACGCGCTGGCAACCTTGAGTAGGGAAGCGCCAGGGTACACGATAAGGCTGGCCAGGAAGGAAGACATAGAATCCATTATACGTATTAATCGGGAGGCTCTCCCGGAGAACTATCCAAGGGCTTTCTTCGAGGATTTGTATAATTCTTATGGAAAATCCTTCTTCGTAGCTGAGGCACCTAACGGCGAAGTAGTTGGCTACGTCATGTGCAGGGTTGAATACAAGCCTGGTTTCTTTAAAACCCTGCTTGTTAAGAGCGGGCACATCGTGAGCATAGCCGTTCTTAAAGAGCATAGGGGGAGGAGTCTAGGGCTAGGGCTTATGGCTCACGCGTTGAAAAACCTCTATGAAAGCTACGGGTGTTCTGAAACATACTTGGAGGTCAGGGTGAGCAATACCCCCGCTATCAATCTGTATGAGAAACTCGGCTACGTAAAGATAAGGGTGGAGAAACAGTACTACCTAGACGGTGAAGACGCGTATATCATGGCGAGACCCCTTCCTTAA
- a CDS encoding pantoate kinase has product MIKLTIPHHVSGLWIPVLSSNPLFSGSIGAGINLSVSSVALPVEDECTIRLNNQKVFHEQAKDVCEFYKTKVGVTVESPFNLGKGFALSSTLLIAHTLVNSIYAGSSLLNAFQKAHELEVVRGTGLGDVISQYYGGFVIRTRPGPPGIGEAFKIPVKYRVKLIVSSLPYSEPTGKMLERIPLSHYEKGLSLLKKVASSEDLMDYFNAAKEYTQGIFDYSSIPAEILRSPGVVGLYLKKSALIIWVEKDHVTEITDILSRRQLFFMESEISRTGVEIEYSGKPP; this is encoded by the coding sequence TTGATAAAGCTGACTATACCTCACCACGTCTCTGGATTGTGGATTCCTGTACTGAGCAGTAATCCTTTGTTCTCAGGAAGTATTGGGGCCGGGATAAACCTTTCAGTATCGAGCGTTGCACTCCCTGTTGAGGATGAGTGCACGATTCGGTTGAACAATCAAAAAGTTTTTCACGAGCAGGCTAAGGATGTTTGCGAGTTTTACAAGACAAAAGTAGGCGTCACAGTGGAATCTCCCTTCAACTTAGGGAAGGGTTTCGCACTCTCATCCACTCTCTTAATCGCGCACACACTGGTTAACTCCATCTATGCAGGGAGCTCGTTACTCAATGCTTTTCAGAAGGCTCACGAGCTCGAAGTTGTGAGAGGGACGGGGCTGGGGGATGTTATCTCTCAATACTATGGTGGCTTCGTCATTAGAACCCGTCCCGGGCCGCCCGGCATCGGTGAAGCTTTCAAAATCCCTGTTAAATACCGTGTTAAACTAATCGTGTCCAGCCTTCCCTACTCCGAGCCAACTGGTAAAATGCTTGAAAGGATACCGTTAAGCCATTACGAGAAAGGATTATCACTTCTCAAAAAAGTTGCAAGCAGCGAGGATTTGATGGATTACTTCAACGCTGCGAAGGAGTACACTCAGGGTATTTTCGACTATTCTTCAATACCTGCTGAAATACTTCGCTCACCGGGAGTTGTAGGCCTCTACTTGAAGAAGTCGGCGCTCATCATTTGGGTTGAGAAGGATCACGTCACAGAGATTACCGATATTTTATCCCGTAGGCAATTATTTTTCATGGAGAGTGAAATCTCTAGGACTGGTGTTGAAATTGAATATTCCGGCAAACCACCCTAG
- a CDS encoding DNA polymerase sliding clamp, with the protein MIKIVIPEAKILKELFEAVGKLVDEVSLSITSEGVFLRAMDISQIALIEVNLPRDMFLEYTVEKEGSLGFSTSNIQKVLKHVKKGENLVVWSDGNYVNFRIEGLVRREYRFRNLEVPVIDIPSTGLQTNVRAQLIASVVNHAIQDAEVVGTIIEIEAPSTEELVFRGRGTGVNETRLKIGSVGLVSLEVDEPSKSQYDISYLRSVMKLCRVSDVVFLGFSSDSPLLLDFQIGGTGKVRYIMAPVSM; encoded by the coding sequence ATGATTAAGATAGTGATTCCGGAAGCTAAAATATTGAAGGAACTGTTTGAAGCGGTTGGAAAACTCGTTGATGAGGTTTCCTTAAGCATTACAAGCGAGGGAGTATTTCTGAGAGCTATGGATATTTCACAGATTGCTTTAATAGAGGTTAACCTTCCTAGAGACATGTTTCTCGAATACACGGTAGAGAAGGAAGGATCCCTAGGCTTTTCAACCTCCAATATCCAGAAGGTTTTGAAGCATGTGAAGAAAGGAGAAAACCTAGTGGTGTGGTCAGATGGAAACTATGTTAATTTCAGGATCGAAGGACTTGTCAGAAGGGAGTACAGGTTTAGGAACCTCGAGGTACCCGTTATAGATATTCCCTCTACCGGGCTTCAGACTAATGTAAGGGCGCAGTTAATAGCCAGCGTTGTTAACCACGCTATTCAGGATGCGGAGGTTGTTGGAACCATTATTGAAATTGAGGCTCCTTCAACGGAGGAACTGGTGTTCAGAGGCCGGGGTACAGGTGTTAACGAGACAAGGCTTAAAATAGGATCCGTTGGACTGGTCTCGCTTGAGGTCGATGAGCCCTCAAAATCACAGTACGATATATCGTATTTGAGAAGCGTAATGAAACTGTGCAGGGTCTCCGATGTGGTCTTTCTCGGATTCTCAAGCGACTCACCATTGCTGCTAGACTTTCAAATCGGAGGAACAGGCAAAGTAAGATATATCATGGCCCCGGTCTCCATGTAG
- a CDS encoding PhoH family protein produces the protein MGISLLNMVKPKTPGQVEIVDALKNAKYSIVGIFGPTGSGKSLFSILYGVESVLNEKYRRFIIARPLVDVTSGSELTPADLGELYYELASSYLRDILYGYIEWAKVEEMIKNYKIVIADSHYLRGRTFDDSLIFLDDVQSIPVESAIEVVTRIGNNSRLVIAGDPIFQRAHTVKDSTIMLRELLLNEESARVVDLGLKDIVRPGAKMGIKLLFESKMRSRKLTETEKQIVETARLHAPDADLVTAVEFVELKKKLGVTTESVPDALIVVKEGHLGRIIGKKGERIEAVEKDLGLKIRACQLSLDFTPFIRALHPVAWITKHVKEVDFAGPVLAVKISEEGYGAFVGQKGVYIRLIDGVFSKLLGVSVRVYEVKSDRSEREK, from the coding sequence ATGGGCATTTCACTACTAAACATGGTTAAACCGAAAACCCCTGGACAGGTTGAGATCGTTGATGCCTTAAAGAATGCCAAGTACAGCATAGTAGGGATTTTCGGCCCAACTGGGTCAGGGAAAAGCTTGTTCAGCATCCTGTACGGAGTAGAAAGCGTTCTAAACGAGAAGTATAGGAGATTCATTATAGCGCGTCCCCTGGTTGACGTTACATCGGGGAGCGAGCTCACACCCGCAGACCTTGGCGAGCTTTACTACGAGCTCGCCTCTTCATACTTGAGGGATATTTTATACGGGTATATTGAATGGGCCAAGGTAGAGGAGATGATCAAAAACTACAAAATAGTAATAGCAGACTCCCATTATCTGAGAGGGAGAACCTTTGACGATTCACTGATATTTCTAGACGATGTTCAAAGTATTCCGGTGGAGAGCGCTATAGAGGTTGTTACAAGAATAGGAAATAATAGCAGGCTTGTAATAGCCGGGGACCCTATCTTCCAGAGGGCTCACACGGTTAAAGACTCCACAATCATGTTAAGGGAGCTCCTGCTTAACGAGGAGTCAGCCAGAGTGGTTGATCTCGGGTTGAAAGATATTGTTAGGCCTGGGGCAAAGATGGGGATAAAGTTATTGTTCGAGTCGAAGATGCGCTCTAGAAAGCTAACTGAGACAGAGAAGCAGATAGTTGAAACAGCTAGATTACACGCTCCTGACGCTGACTTAGTAACTGCGGTAGAGTTTGTTGAACTCAAAAAGAAACTAGGCGTGACAACTGAGAGCGTTCCCGACGCGTTAATAGTTGTTAAAGAAGGGCATCTTGGAAGAATCATTGGGAAGAAAGGCGAAAGAATAGAAGCGGTAGAGAAAGACTTAGGCTTGAAAATAAGGGCTTGCCAGCTCTCACTGGATTTCACTCCGTTCATAAGGGCTCTTCACCCTGTTGCATGGATTACAAAGCATGTGAAGGAAGTGGATTTCGCAGGGCCGGTTCTGGCCGTGAAGATAAGTGAAGAAGGCTATGGGGCTTTCGTAGGACAGAAAGGTGTTTATATCAGGCTTATCGACGGCGTGTTCAGCAAGCTCCTGGGAGTTTCCGTGAGGGTTTACGAGGTTAAGAGTGATCGCTCGGAAAGAGAGAAGTGA
- a CDS encoding deoxyhypusine synthase: MEEARRSILKEKVQDYTVTGRESVCELIENFEKAHGFMAGHVARASRIISEMVLDKNVFKIFSFTGNLVATGLRGVIAQLLREGFFNAVITTCGAVDHDIARGVGAAYYKGDWGFDDALLKAIDVHRLGNVLIPMENYGLAVEKFSRKMFEELVAQRKRWSGYELLWEAGRRISDDNSILKAAFERKIPVFVPGLYDGAFGSQIIFNLSTIGLEVDLAEDEKKLVEIVFSSEKLGALVIGGGISKHHTIWWAQFKEGLDYAVYLTTAVEYDGSLSGAHPREAVSWGKIKPSGRTVTVYGDATVLLPLIVAGFKCLLRKNEGPVGGT; encoded by the coding sequence ATGGAGGAGGCTAGGAGATCGATTCTCAAGGAGAAAGTCCAAGATTATACGGTAACCGGCAGGGAATCGGTCTGCGAGCTAATCGAGAATTTCGAGAAAGCCCACGGGTTCATGGCAGGGCATGTTGCACGTGCCTCCAGGATTATCAGCGAGATGGTGTTGGATAAGAATGTTTTCAAAATATTTTCATTCACAGGCAACCTCGTCGCCACGGGTTTAAGAGGTGTTATAGCTCAGCTTTTGAGAGAAGGGTTTTTCAATGCCGTGATAACTACTTGTGGAGCGGTAGACCATGATATTGCCAGAGGCGTGGGGGCCGCCTACTACAAAGGGGATTGGGGCTTTGATGACGCACTCCTCAAAGCAATAGACGTTCACAGGCTAGGAAACGTTCTCATACCAATGGAAAACTATGGTTTAGCTGTTGAGAAGTTTTCGCGAAAAATGTTTGAGGAATTAGTTGCTCAGAGGAAGCGTTGGAGCGGTTATGAGCTCTTATGGGAGGCTGGGAGAAGGATAAGCGATGATAACAGTATTTTGAAAGCGGCTTTCGAGAGGAAAATTCCGGTTTTCGTGCCCGGGCTATATGACGGTGCTTTTGGGTCTCAGATCATATTCAATTTGTCGACAATAGGTTTGGAAGTAGATCTTGCTGAGGATGAGAAAAAGCTTGTCGAAATAGTGTTCTCGAGTGAAAAACTTGGTGCTTTAGTCATCGGAGGAGGGATAAGTAAGCATCACACTATATGGTGGGCGCAGTTCAAGGAGGGCTTGGACTACGCTGTCTACTTGACAACCGCGGTTGAATACGATGGTAGCCTGAGCGGTGCTCATCCAAGGGAGGCTGTAAGCTGGGGGAAGATTAAGCCAAGCGGAAGGACGGTAACGGTTTACGGGGATGCCACGGTATTGCTACCTTTAATAGTGGCTGGATTCAAATGCTTGCTTCGTAAGAATGAAGGCCCAGTTGGTGGGACGTGA
- a CDS encoding class I SAM-dependent methyltransferase, which produces MGRGKILRELALKIYGPEKAMEVWKRIEFVGDLAIIRCPLKMTPEELKPLAESILSKFPMVKSVWAGLPGVEGPYRLRRHVHLAGEVRSETIYREHGCVFKVDINKAYVSPALNYEHKRIAKLVRQGETVVNMFAGIGLFSIIIAKYSKPDKVHSIDINPYAFEYMVENIRLNKVENIVIPYLGDAKEIIEKHLLNTADRVLMPYPELALEYFETAVKALKQRAGWIHVYLHVKSLKGKNPLKEAEEAVVKTASSVGVGKYVIENSRIVRNVGPRLVQVVVDLYVE; this is translated from the coding sequence ATGGGAAGGGGTAAAATTCTACGGGAATTGGCATTAAAGATTTACGGCCCTGAAAAAGCCATGGAGGTGTGGAAGCGGATTGAATTCGTAGGTGATTTAGCCATTATACGGTGCCCTCTGAAAATGACGCCGGAGGAGTTGAAGCCTCTGGCTGAATCGATTCTTTCAAAATTCCCCATGGTTAAAAGCGTGTGGGCTGGATTGCCGGGCGTCGAAGGACCGTACAGGCTTAGGCGTCATGTTCATCTCGCAGGCGAGGTTCGAAGCGAGACCATATACAGGGAACACGGATGTGTCTTTAAGGTTGACATAAACAAGGCCTATGTTTCCCCGGCTTTAAACTACGAGCATAAAAGAATTGCTAAACTGGTTAGGCAGGGCGAGACTGTTGTAAACATGTTCGCAGGCATTGGATTGTTCAGCATAATTATTGCGAAATATTCGAAGCCTGATAAAGTCCACAGTATCGACATAAATCCATACGCGTTTGAATACATGGTTGAAAACATAAGGCTCAACAAAGTTGAAAACATTGTTATCCCCTACCTAGGTGACGCTAAGGAAATTATCGAGAAACACCTGCTGAATACCGCGGACAGGGTTTTGATGCCTTATCCGGAGCTAGCCTTGGAATATTTTGAAACAGCTGTTAAAGCGCTAAAACAACGTGCTGGATGGATACATGTTTACCTCCACGTGAAATCCCTTAAGGGGAAGAATCCCCTTAAAGAAGCTGAAGAGGCTGTTGTAAAAACAGCTTCAAGCGTGGGCGTGGGGAAGTACGTTATTGAAAACTCGAGAATAGTGAGAAACGTTGGCCCTCGACTGGTTCAAGTTGTAGTGGATTTGTATGTCGAGTAA
- the asnS gene encoding asparagine--tRNA ligase: protein MDFKPIASVMNREYVGREVCIRGWVYRRSVVGGKAFVRVRDSSGVMQVVVDSSRLGDELVDSLKNIGLEASVMACGEVREESKAPGGFELHASFFKIIGDSRDFPIKGGEGDEYLLNVRHLWIRSPRYAALFKIKHTVINAGREYFSRNGWWEVTPPILTASACEGGATLFPVQYFDQTAFLSQSAQLYLEVLIYTLEKVYSLTPSFRAEKSRTRRHLAEYWHLEPEAAWYDMNDMMKVAEELVAYIVSKVLEDRRRELEEFGRDVKKLKKALETPYPRIRYDEAIEILQKKGVNVKWGDDLGADEERVLTMEFESPFFLTHFPRHIKSFYMKLDPSNPEVVLGFDLLAPEGYGEIIGGGQREDDYKLLLERLIEQGYNPDDYKWYLDLRKYGSVPHSGFGLGIERIVMWITGLEHIRETMPFPRYRERIYP from the coding sequence ATGGATTTCAAACCCATAGCATCTGTTATGAACAGGGAGTATGTTGGTAGAGAAGTGTGCATTAGAGGCTGGGTTTACAGGAGAAGCGTTGTTGGGGGCAAGGCTTTCGTAAGGGTCAGAGACTCCTCCGGCGTCATGCAAGTGGTTGTTGACTCGTCAAGACTCGGGGATGAATTAGTCGATTCATTAAAAAACATTGGTTTAGAAGCAAGCGTCATGGCTTGTGGAGAGGTTCGAGAAGAATCTAAGGCTCCGGGAGGTTTCGAGCTTCACGCAAGCTTTTTCAAAATAATAGGAGACAGCCGGGATTTCCCGATCAAAGGCGGTGAAGGAGACGAGTACTTGTTGAATGTTAGGCACTTATGGATTAGGAGTCCCCGCTACGCTGCACTATTCAAGATTAAGCACACCGTGATAAACGCTGGTAGGGAGTACTTCAGCAGAAACGGCTGGTGGGAGGTTACGCCTCCAATCCTAACCGCTTCTGCCTGCGAAGGTGGAGCAACACTCTTCCCAGTCCAGTACTTCGATCAAACCGCCTTCCTAAGCCAGAGCGCCCAGCTATACCTGGAGGTTTTGATTTACACTCTTGAGAAAGTCTACAGCTTAACACCTAGTTTCCGCGCCGAAAAATCCAGGACAAGAAGGCATTTAGCCGAATACTGGCATCTCGAGCCCGAGGCGGCATGGTATGATATGAATGACATGATGAAGGTGGCAGAGGAGCTTGTTGCTTACATTGTTTCAAAAGTCCTTGAGGATAGGAGGAGAGAGTTGGAGGAATTTGGGCGGGATGTTAAAAAGCTTAAGAAAGCGTTGGAAACCCCATACCCTAGGATCAGGTATGATGAAGCAATAGAAATACTTCAGAAGAAAGGGGTCAATGTTAAATGGGGCGACGACCTCGGAGCGGATGAGGAAAGAGTATTAACAATGGAGTTTGAATCACCGTTCTTCCTAACCCACTTCCCGAGACATATCAAAAGCTTCTACATGAAGCTGGACCCAAGCAACCCCGAAGTAGTTCTCGGGTTCGACTTGCTCGCTCCCGAAGGTTATGGGGAAATAATAGGCGGGGGCCAGCGTGAAGATGATTACAAGTTACTGCTGGAAAGGTTAATCGAGCAAGGATATAACCCTGACGACTACAAATGGTATCTAGACCTGAGAAAATATGGGAGTGTCCCCCACAGCGGATTCGGCCTTGGAATCGAAAGAATAGTGATGTGGATAACTGGTTTAGAACACATAAGAGAAACCATGCCCTTCCCGAGATATAGGGAACGCATATATCCGTAA
- a CDS encoding endonuclease III domain-containing protein, which produces MNIGDIILEKLEKFYKLDEKEFTVSHVSKTSLFEFIIAVVLSQNTLDKNAVRALENLRKNLGVIDPEKILNIGNNELTDLIKPAGMYRERSRVILELAKIFSENGFEKKLIEEINKSDVETSRKILTSLPGVGPKTADVVLLAFFGKPVFPVDTHIRRITKRLGYVRRDNYYEISGFWSASTSQANYMKLHLLLITHGRRTCRAIKPLCSACPITSFCEHGKRVV; this is translated from the coding sequence TTGAATATTGGAGATATCATACTTGAAAAACTGGAAAAATTTTACAAGCTTGATGAAAAAGAATTCACCGTTTCACACGTAAGCAAAACCTCATTATTTGAGTTCATTATCGCAGTTGTCTTAAGCCAGAATACTTTGGATAAAAACGCTGTGAGAGCACTTGAAAACTTAAGGAAAAACCTGGGAGTGATCGATCCCGAAAAAATTTTAAACATAGGAAACAATGAACTCACGGATTTGATCAAGCCAGCTGGAATGTACCGTGAGAGAAGTAGAGTTATCCTTGAACTGGCAAAGATCTTCTCTGAAAACGGCTTTGAGAAAAAGTTGATTGAGGAAATCAATAAGAGTGATGTTGAAACTTCTAGAAAAATATTGACAAGCCTGCCGGGAGTAGGCCCTAAAACCGCTGACGTCGTTCTCCTAGCATTTTTCGGTAAACCGGTATTCCCTGTTGATACCCATATCAGGAGAATTACGAAAAGGTTGGGATATGTTAGAAGGGATAACTATTATGAAATATCTGGTTTCTGGTCCGCTAGCACGAGCCAGGCTAATTATATGAAACTCCATCTCTTATTGATAACTCATGGAAGGAGGACCTGCAGAGCGATCAAGCCATTATGTAGTGCTTGCCCAATAACCAGTTTCTGCGAGCACGGGAAGAGAGTGGTTTAA
- the coaBC gene encoding bifunctional phosphopantothenoylcysteine decarboxylase/phosphopantothenate--cysteine ligase CoaBC has protein sequence MLIEEIRKHEHMPLAGKRIALGVSGSVAAYRSVDLARKLIRMGAEVRPILTRFATKLIGPDLLWWATGNKPLVEMTGETEHIDVAKWADALVIAPATLNTMSKIAYGILDELLPLTAATMMGDGKKIIIAPAMNMRLYTSPQYEKARRLLEDYNVVIIPPFIEENKVKFPPLDDLAHCVDAVVNRGQDLKGKRIVVTAGATREYLDPVRVLTNPSSGLMGILIAREAACRGAIVDLVSGISRFDPPYMVNNISVETTSDMALAIERLTSEREYDAGIFAAAPADYKPKVYHEEKLSTRDMRSLVIELEATKKVLKSIVKRPRLLIGFAAESSKVSEELVEKSRVKLLDYNLDLVVANNILSEKAGFSKPLLEVCYVWKEGFQCPGESFKEVVARAIVDYVAGRFKL, from the coding sequence ATGCTTATTGAAGAAATAAGGAAGCATGAGCATATGCCGCTAGCGGGTAAACGCATCGCTTTAGGTGTTTCCGGTTCAGTAGCTGCATACAGGTCCGTGGACTTGGCTAGGAAGCTGATTAGAATGGGCGCGGAGGTTAGGCCCATACTCACACGGTTTGCAACTAAGCTGATCGGACCTGATCTACTGTGGTGGGCAACGGGGAATAAGCCGCTTGTGGAGATGACCGGGGAGACGGAGCACATAGATGTTGCGAAATGGGCTGACGCGCTTGTAATCGCTCCAGCCACTCTTAACACCATGAGCAAGATAGCTTACGGAATTCTCGATGAATTACTACCGTTAACAGCTGCCACCATGATGGGTGACGGTAAGAAAATCATTATTGCACCCGCAATGAACATGAGGCTGTACACCTCGCCACAGTATGAGAAGGCTAGGAGGCTTCTTGAAGACTATAACGTGGTGATTATTCCCCCTTTTATTGAGGAGAACAAGGTCAAGTTTCCACCGCTCGACGACCTAGCCCACTGTGTTGACGCGGTTGTCAACAGGGGACAGGATTTAAAGGGTAAAAGGATTGTTGTAACCGCAGGAGCAACAAGAGAGTATTTAGACCCTGTCAGAGTATTGACCAATCCAAGTAGCGGTTTAATGGGGATTTTAATCGCTCGCGAAGCAGCATGCAGGGGCGCTATAGTCGACCTTGTCTCAGGCATCTCAAGGTTTGACCCTCCTTACATGGTGAACAACATAAGCGTGGAGACAACGAGCGACATGGCGCTGGCAATAGAGAGATTGACTAGCGAGAGAGAATATGATGCAGGGATTTTCGCGGCAGCACCCGCTGATTACAAGCCCAAAGTTTACCATGAGGAAAAACTGTCTACGAGAGATATGAGAAGCTTGGTGATAGAGCTCGAGGCAACTAAAAAAGTTTTAAAATCCATCGTTAAAAGGCCAAGGCTTCTCATCGGTTTTGCTGCTGAGAGCTCGAAGGTTTCCGAGGAGCTGGTTGAAAAAAGCAGAGTTAAACTTCTCGACTATAACCTCGACCTTGTAGTAGCCAATAACATCTTGTCAGAAAAGGCAGGGTTTTCGAAGCCGCTTCTGGAAGTATGTTATGTCTGGAAAGAAGGATTCCAGTGTCCGGGCGAATCCTTCAAGGAGGTAGTGGCCAGGGCGATAGTTGACTACGTGGCTGGCAGATTTAAGTTATAG
- a CDS encoding 4-phosphopantoate--beta-alanine ligase, with the protein MNIPANHPRRESLLIREKLVEGFKKGIVAPEGLIAHGRGECFDYLIGEKTQGFALKAIEAAAAALLLANHAVISVNGNVAALVPEHVVKLAEASGALIEVNLFYRTREREEAIKQFLLSHGAREVLGVGEDASATIPELFSERRRVSPRGILIADVVLVPLEDGDRTEALKRLGKYVITIDLNPLSRTARAADITIVDNVVRAMPLLVEKVSELKGEDRGFLKNIVSSYNNNEVLQEALRFITHRLLELASKDLKLHA; encoded by the coding sequence TTGAATATTCCGGCAAACCACCCTAGGCGCGAGAGCCTTTTGATAAGGGAGAAGCTGGTAGAAGGATTTAAGAAAGGGATTGTCGCGCCCGAGGGCTTAATTGCCCATGGGAGAGGGGAATGCTTCGATTACCTTATAGGAGAGAAAACCCAGGGATTCGCTTTAAAGGCTATTGAAGCGGCTGCTGCCGCACTATTACTCGCTAACCACGCAGTTATATCTGTGAATGGGAATGTTGCAGCCCTTGTCCCTGAGCACGTTGTTAAACTTGCTGAAGCATCAGGAGCGCTTATCGAGGTTAACTTGTTCTACAGAACCAGGGAGCGGGAGGAGGCTATAAAGCAGTTCCTGCTCTCTCATGGAGCACGCGAGGTTTTAGGGGTTGGCGAAGACGCTTCTGCAACGATTCCCGAACTATTTAGCGAGAGAAGACGCGTGAGTCCCCGCGGCATATTGATTGCAGATGTTGTCCTGGTACCTCTTGAAGACGGAGACCGCACAGAAGCGCTTAAACGTCTCGGCAAGTATGTTATAACTATTGATCTAAACCCGTTGTCTAGAACTGCTCGAGCCGCCGACATCACCATCGTAGATAACGTAGTGAGAGCAATGCCGTTGCTTGTTGAAAAAGTATCTGAGCTTAAGGGGGAGGACCGGGGGTTTTTGAAAAACATTGTATCGTCGTACAACAATAACGAAGTACTTCAAGAAGCATTAAGATTCATAACCCATAGACTTCTCGAACTGGCCTCCAAAGATCTTAAACTACATGCATGA